A stretch of the Candidatus Afararchaeum irisae genome encodes the following:
- a CDS encoding SCO family protein, with amino-acid sequence MKRRNLLKLLGTTAVASTAGCTSVMGGSSGSQTYLDKRESQRAKSEALSYPAYGEKLPKATLTDPITGDEYTTTKVNNNILMTFFYSHCNTICPRLISTLSNVQADSIKNDYTDEVVFLPITFDPKRDTADRLIEYADQMNINLDVGNWHFLRPKSVKRAKEVVAEKYGVGFQKESDVGTQYMFTHLGLIILANPKGYVERAWTMTTTSGPSWQEVRDALKKIRKAESQG; translated from the coding sequence ATGAAGAGGCGTAACCTTCTCAAGCTTCTCGGAACTACTGCGGTAGCCTCGACAGCGGGCTGTACTAGTGTGATGGGGGGATCGTCGGGCAGTCAGACGTATCTCGACAAGCGCGAGAGTCAGAGGGCGAAGAGCGAGGCTCTGTCGTATCCCGCATATGGGGAGAAGCTACCGAAGGCGACTCTTACCGACCCCATAACAGGCGACGAGTACACGACGACGAAGGTCAATAATAACATACTGATGACCTTCTTCTATTCTCACTGTAACACGATCTGTCCACGTCTCATATCGACACTCAGCAACGTACAGGCAGACTCGATCAAGAACGACTACACCGACGAAGTCGTCTTTCTCCCTATAACCTTCGATCCCAAACGTGACACAGCCGACAGGCTCATAGAGTACGCCGACCAGATGAACATAAACCTCGACGTCGGAAACTGGCACTTCCTCAGACCTAAGTCCGTGAAGAGAGCAAAGGAAGTGGTCGCTGAGAAGTACGGTGTCGGCTTCCAGAAGGAGTCGGATGTCGGAACCCAGTATATGTTCACCCATCTAGGACTCATAATACTCGCCAATCCCAAGGGCTACGTTGAGAGGGCATGGACTATGACGACGACCTCGGGACCGTCGTGGCAGGAGGTACGTGACGCTCTCAAGAAGATCCGTAAGGCTGAGTCACAGGGGTAA
- a CDS encoding TlpA disulfide reductase family protein, whose translation MNLSRREIIAALGGTGLTAFGAWVGLTRPFSDDGFEPVKIDTLEASGSQPGTMTVPVEGEVTVVDIFSTTCAPCVDQMDSLGAVESRLGDEAVFVSVTNQLVGEELSVTRDDIRDWWNRNGGDWTVGFDDDGKLTRAVSATGMPYLVIVDTDGEVAWSHAGVVGEEKLTREIRDVLDGG comes from the coding sequence ATGAACCTATCACGTCGAGAGATTATTGCGGCTCTGGGTGGAACGGGTCTCACCGCTTTCGGGGCGTGGGTGGGTCTGACACGTCCCTTCTCAGACGACGGCTTCGAACCCGTTAAGATAGATACACTCGAAGCAAGCGGGAGCCAGCCAGGGACTATGACCGTCCCCGTCGAGGGGGAGGTGACCGTAGTAGACATATTCTCTACGACGTGTGCGCCGTGTGTTGACCAGATGGACTCGCTCGGAGCCGTCGAGTCACGTCTCGGAGATGAAGCCGTCTTCGTCTCTGTCACAAATCAGCTAGTCGGAGAGGAACTCTCGGTCACGAGGGACGACATACGTGACTGGTGGAACCGGAACGGCGGAGACTGGACGGTCGGCTTCGACGACGACGGAAAGCTCACGAGAGCCGTGAGTGCGACGGGAATGCCGTATCTCGTTATAGTCGACACCGACGGCGAGGTTGCGTGGAGCCACGCCGGAGTCGTCGGCGAGGAGAAGCTCACACGCGAGATCCGTGACGTTTTAGATGGTGGGTGA